The Methanocaldococcus jannaschii DSM 2661 genome has a segment encoding these proteins:
- a CDS encoding DUF2097 domain-containing protein: MEEIIDVKNPKEVIEYLNNIDVDEYVEIYFGRVHVEGRLMHYNDGLIRLVHEKYGIIEVEIEKILDDLLELVHSNGEKRVVLRFY, encoded by the coding sequence ATGGAGGAAATCATTGATGTAAAAAATCCAAAAGAAGTTATTGAATACCTTAACAATATAGATGTTGATGAGTATGTTGAGATATATTTTGGAAGGGTTCATGTTGAAGGTAGGTTAATGCATTATAACGATGGACTTATAAGGTTGGTTCATGAAAAATATGGAATTATAGAGGTTGAAATTGAGAAAATATTGGATGATTTGTTAGAGTTAGTTCATAGTAATGGAGAGAAAAGAGTTGTGTTGAGGTTTTATTAG
- a CDS encoding nicotinamide-nucleotide adenylyltransferase → MRGFIIGRFQPFHKGHLEVIKKIAEEVDEIIIGIGSAQKSHTLENPFTAGERILMITQSLKDYDLTYYPIPIKDIEFNSIWVSYVESLTPPFDIVYSGNPLVRVLFEERGYEVKRPEMFNRKEYSGTEIRRRMLNGEKWEHLVPKAVVDVIKEIKGVERLRKLAQTDK, encoded by the coding sequence TTGAGAGGGTTTATAATTGGTAGGTTTCAGCCATTCCATAAGGGACATTTAGAAGTAATAAAAAAGATAGCTGAGGAGGTTGATGAAATAATTATTGGAATAGGTAGTGCTCAAAAAAGTCATACCTTAGAAAATCCATTCACAGCTGGTGAGAGAATCTTAATGATAACACAATCGCTTAAAGATTATGATTTAACCTATTATCCAATCCCTATAAAAGATATTGAGTTCAACTCTATCTGGGTTTCTTATGTTGAATCTTTAACCCCTCCATTTGATATTGTGTATAGTGGAAACCCATTAGTTAGAGTTTTGTTTGAGGAGAGGGGATATGAGGTAAAAAGGCCAGAGATGTTTAATAGGAAAGAATATTCAGGAACTGAAATTAGGAGAAGGATGTTAAATGGAGAGAAATGGGAGCATTTGGTTCCTAAAGCAGTTGTTGATGTTATTAAAGAAATAAAAGGTGTTGAACGGCTTAGAAAATTAGCTCAGACAGACAAATAA
- the ppsA gene encoding intein-containing phosphoenolpyruvate synthase produces the protein MKFIAWLDELSNKDVDIAGGKGASLGEMWNAGLPVPPAFVVTADAYRHFIKETGLMDKIREILSGLDVNDTDALTNASKKIRKLIEEAEMPEDLRLAIIEAYNKLCEMCGEDEVTVAVRSSATAEDLPEASFAGQQDTYLNIKGAENVVKYVQKCFSSLFTPRAIFYREQQGFDHFKVALAAVVQKLVNAEKAGVMFTVNPISENYDELVIEAAWGLGEGVVSGSVSPDTYIVNKKTLEIVDKHIARKETMFVKDEKGETKVVEVPDDMKEKQVLSDDEIKELAKIGLNIEKHYGKPMDVEWAYEKGKFYMLQARPITTLKKGKKEKKAKEEDIEAKILLKGIGASPGIATGVVKIIHDVSEIDKVKEGDILVTEMTTPDMVPAMKKAAAIVTDEGGLTCIEGDAKILTDRGFLKMKEVYKLVKNGEKLKVLGLNAETLKTEWKEIIDAQKREARRYEIGVYRKNKNTKDTIKITPDHKFPVFVNGELSKVQLCDIIDNNLSVLSIDYIPMIEEKYESLAEVMYLGGAVLSDGHIVRRNGKPIRVRFTQKDTEEKKDFIEKVKGDVKLIGGNFIEISNRNNVIEYQTSRKIPSEILGFIEVNINTIPLYATKDEIADLIAGFVDGDGCLSGKRRVEIYQNSSHIKKIEGLIVGLYRLGIIPRLRYKRSSTATIYFNNNLETILQRTRRIKLDKLKEFKKPVEDKKLIDISQILPELKEFDYKGYLYKTYKEKLFIGINKLEEYLSKIDKDGIERIKQKIKLLKESDIYSIRIKKVGEDYGEVYNITVKAENEFNHNYVVWTKHYTPIVVFNCHAAIVSRELGTPCVVGTKKATKVLKDGMIVTVDGEKGIVYEGEIKKVEEKEKKQEVVVQQAPIITATEVKVNVSMPEVAERAAATGADGVGLLRAEHMILGLGKHPRKILEEEGEEALIEALMEGIRKVADAFYPRPVTYRTLDAPTDEFRGLEGGENEPIEHNPMLGWRGIRRDLDEVDILKCELKAIKRLREEGYKNIEIMIPLVTHPDEVRRVKEIMREVGLEPCKDIPFGIMVETPAAALIIEDFIKEGINFVSLGTNDLTQYTIAIDRNNELVSKYYKEDHPAVLKLVEHVIKTCKKHGIKTSICGQAGSRPHIVEKLVEWGIDSVSANIDAVETIRRVVARTEQKVILNYIRKSYVERE, from the coding sequence ATGAAATTTATTGCATGGTTAGACGAGTTATCAAATAAAGATGTAGACATTGCTGGAGGTAAGGGAGCTTCATTAGGAGAGATGTGGAACGCTGGATTGCCAGTTCCACCAGCATTCGTTGTTACTGCTGATGCTTACAGGCACTTTATAAAAGAAACTGGATTAATGGATAAAATAAGAGAAATTTTAAGCGGTTTGGACGTTAATGACACAGATGCATTAACAAATGCATCAAAAAAAATTAGAAAATTAATTGAAGAAGCAGAGATGCCGGAAGATTTGAGATTGGCTATTATTGAGGCATATAACAAATTATGTGAAATGTGCGGAGAGGATGAGGTAACAGTGGCAGTTAGAAGTTCTGCAACCGCTGAAGATTTACCTGAGGCAAGTTTTGCAGGACAGCAAGATACTTACTTGAATATAAAAGGAGCTGAAAATGTAGTTAAATATGTGCAAAAATGCTTCTCATCTTTATTTACTCCAAGAGCCATTTTCTACAGAGAACAACAGGGGTTTGACCACTTTAAGGTTGCTTTAGCTGCAGTTGTTCAAAAATTGGTTAATGCTGAAAAGGCAGGAGTTATGTTTACAGTTAATCCAATTAGCGAAAATTATGATGAGTTAGTTATCGAAGCAGCGTGGGGATTAGGAGAGGGAGTTGTTAGTGGTTCTGTCTCTCCAGATACATACATTGTCAATAAAAAGACCTTAGAGATTGTTGATAAGCATATAGCAAGAAAAGAAACGATGTTTGTTAAGGATGAAAAAGGAGAAACAAAGGTTGTTGAAGTCCCTGATGATATGAAGGAAAAGCAAGTTTTATCAGATGATGAAATTAAAGAATTGGCTAAAATAGGGTTGAATATAGAAAAACACTATGGAAAACCGATGGATGTTGAATGGGCTTATGAGAAAGGCAAGTTTTACATGCTTCAAGCAAGACCGATAACTACCTTAAAGAAAGGTAAAAAAGAGAAAAAGGCAAAAGAAGAGGATATCGAGGCAAAAATATTATTAAAAGGTATTGGGGCATCTCCAGGCATTGCAACAGGTGTTGTTAAAATAATCCACGATGTTAGTGAAATAGACAAGGTTAAAGAAGGGGATATATTAGTAACAGAGATGACCACACCAGATATGGTTCCAGCGATGAAAAAGGCAGCTGCTATTGTAACAGATGAGGGAGGATTAACCTGTATAGAAGGAGATGCAAAAATTTTAACAGATAGGGGCTTTTTAAAAATGAAAGAGGTCTATAAATTAGTTAAAAATGGAGAAAAATTGAAGGTTTTGGGATTAAATGCTGAAACCTTAAAAACAGAATGGAAAGAGATAATTGATGCACAAAAAAGAGAGGCAAGGAGATATGAAATTGGCGTTTATAGAAAGAATAAAAATACAAAAGATACAATAAAAATCACTCCAGACCACAAATTCCCAGTGTTTGTAAATGGAGAACTCAGTAAGGTTCAATTATGTGATATTATAGATAACAACCTTTCTGTATTGAGTATTGACTACATCCCAATGATTGAGGAGAAGTATGAAAGCTTAGCAGAAGTTATGTATTTAGGAGGAGCAGTTCTTTCAGATGGACACATTGTCAGAAGAAATGGAAAACCAATAAGGGTAAGATTTACCCAAAAAGACACTGAGGAAAAGAAGGACTTCATAGAAAAAGTTAAAGGAGATGTTAAGTTAATTGGAGGCAACTTTATAGAGATTAGCAATAGAAACAACGTTATTGAATATCAAACAAGTAGAAAAATACCTTCTGAAATATTGGGCTTTATTGAGGTCAATATAAACACTATCCCATTATATGCTACCAAAGATGAAATAGCCGATTTAATTGCTGGATTTGTTGATGGAGATGGATGTTTAAGTGGAAAGAGAAGAGTTGAGATATATCAAAACTCCTCCCATATCAAAAAGATTGAGGGCTTAATTGTTGGGCTATATAGATTGGGAATAATTCCAAGATTGAGATATAAAAGGTCATCAACAGCAACAATATACTTTAATAACAACTTAGAAACTATACTGCAAAGAACAAGAAGAATCAAATTAGATAAGCTAAAAGAGTTCAAAAAACCAGTTGAAGATAAAAAATTAATAGATATATCTCAAATACTGCCAGAACTTAAAGAATTTGATTATAAGGGCTATTTATACAAGACATATAAAGAAAAACTATTCATTGGAATAAATAAATTAGAAGAATACCTTAGCAAAATAGATAAAGATGGCATTGAAAGAATAAAACAAAAAATCAAACTCTTAAAAGAGAGTGATATTTACTCCATCAGGATTAAAAAAGTTGGAGAAGATTATGGGGAAGTTTATAACATAACAGTTAAAGCAGAAAATGAGTTTAACCACAACTATGTTGTTTGGACTAAGCATTACACTCCAATAGTTGTATTCAACTGCCACGCGGCAATCGTTTCAAGGGAGTTAGGAACACCTTGCGTTGTTGGAACAAAGAAAGCAACGAAGGTTTTAAAAGATGGAATGATCGTTACAGTTGATGGAGAGAAGGGAATTGTTTATGAAGGAGAGATTAAAAAGGTTGAAGAAAAAGAGAAAAAACAGGAGGTTGTTGTTCAACAAGCTCCAATAATAACAGCTACTGAGGTTAAAGTTAATGTCAGCATGCCAGAGGTTGCTGAAAGAGCAGCAGCAACAGGAGCAGATGGGGTTGGCTTGTTGAGAGCTGAGCATATGATATTAGGATTAGGTAAGCATCCAAGAAAGATTTTAGAGGAAGAGGGAGAAGAAGCATTGATAGAGGCGTTAATGGAAGGAATTAGAAAGGTAGCAGATGCATTCTACCCAAGACCTGTAACTTATAGAACATTAGATGCTCCAACAGATGAGTTTAGAGGTTTAGAAGGAGGAGAGAATGAGCCAATAGAACACAATCCAATGCTTGGTTGGAGAGGAATTAGGAGAGATCTTGATGAAGTAGATATATTAAAATGTGAATTAAAGGCAATTAAAAGATTGAGAGAAGAGGGCTATAAGAATATAGAGATCATGATCCCTCTCGTAACTCATCCAGATGAAGTTAGAAGAGTTAAAGAGATAATGAGAGAAGTTGGTTTAGAACCATGTAAGGATATTCCATTTGGAATTATGGTTGAAACACCAGCAGCAGCTTTAATTATTGAGGACTTTATAAAAGAAGGAATAAACTTTGTTAGCTTAGGAACTAACGATTTAACACAATACACAATAGCAATTGATAGAAATAACGAGTTAGTTTCAAAGTATTATAAAGAAGATCACCCAGCTGTGTTAAAGTTGGTTGAGCACGTAATTAAAACTTGCAAAAAACATGGCATAAAAACATCAATTTGTGGGCAGGCTGGAAGCAGACCTCACATAGTTGAGAAGTTAGTTGAGTGGGGAATTGATAGTGTTTCAGCAAACATTGATGCTGTAGAGACAATAAGAAGAGTTGTAGCAAGAACTGAGCAGAAGGTTATATTAAACTACATAAGAAAATCATATGTAGAGAGGGAGTAA
- the rplJ gene encoding 50S ribosomal protein L16, with product MASLRPNRCYRDVDKPPYTRKEYVKGVPQPKVVHFIMGNLSAEFPVKVNLVATRPIQIRHNALEAARVAANKYLTKMCGRMGYKFQIRVYPHQILREHKMATGAGADRISDGMRLAFGKPIGTAARVKEGQAILTVWVNPDKFPAAKEALRRAAMKLPVPCRIVIEQGKELLKL from the coding sequence ATGGCTTCTTTAAGACCAAACAGATGTTACAGAGATGTAGATAAACCACCATACACAAGAAAGGAGTATGTTAAAGGGGTTCCACAACCAAAAGTAGTTCATTTCATAATGGGTAACTTATCAGCAGAATTCCCAGTTAAGGTTAATTTAGTAGCTACAAGACCAATCCAAATAAGACATAACGCATTAGAAGCTGCAAGAGTTGCCGCAAACAAATATTTAACAAAGATGTGCGGTAGAATGGGTTACAAATTCCAAATTAGAGTTTATCCACACCAAATATTGAGAGAGCACAAGATGGCTACTGGAGCTGGGGCAGATAGAATTTCAGATGGAATGAGATTGGCATTTGGAAAACCAATTGGAACAGCTGCAAGAGTTAAGGAAGGACAGGCAATCTTAACAGTATGGGTAAACCCAGACAAATTCCCAGCTGCAAAGGAAGCTTTAAGAAGAGCTGCAATGAAATTACCAGTTCCATGTAGAATAGTTATTGAGCAAGGAAAAGAATTGCTTAAATTATAA